Proteins from one Streptomyces sp. NBC_00390 genomic window:
- a CDS encoding DUF3040 domain-containing protein, which translates to MPLSEHEQRMLEQMERALYAEDPKFATALEGSGLRTYTRRRVYQAVAGFLVGIALLMAGMVAQQIWISVVGFLVMLGCAVLAVTGWRKAPKPGEQQTPGDPAPRRQSHQRRSMLDRIEQRWQRRRDEQGH; encoded by the coding sequence GTGCCGCTCTCGGAGCACGAGCAGCGAATGCTCGAGCAGATGGAGCGAGCGCTGTACGCCGAAGATCCCAAGTTCGCGACAGCGCTTGAGGGAAGCGGGCTGCGTACGTACACCCGGCGACGGGTCTACCAGGCAGTCGCAGGCTTCCTGGTGGGTATCGCGCTCCTCATGGCCGGAATGGTCGCCCAGCAGATCTGGATCAGCGTGGTGGGTTTCCTCGTCATGCTCGGCTGTGCGGTCCTGGCGGTCACCGGCTGGCGCAAGGCGCCGAAACCGGGCGAGCAGCAGACCCCTGGGGATCCGGCTCCACGCCGGCAGTCCCATCAGCGCAGGTCGATGTTGGACCGGATCGAACAGCGGTGGCAGCGCCGCCGCGACGAACAGGGCCACTGA
- a CDS encoding methyltransferase → MSDPMRPRASLRTAVVWHILEEALDRRVKATGKDALDVLDTGGGSGNFAVPVARLGHRVTVVDPSPNALFALERRAAEAGVAERVNGVQGDIHGLFDVVERGGYDVVLCHGVLEYADDLAEGVRNAVDALRPAGALSLLAAGTGGAVLARALAGHFTEARRALTDPDGRWGAGDPIPRRFTAEQLGEAVVAAGAEVGAVHGVRVFADLVPGVLVDTEPGALDALLKLEAAAAELPAFHSVATQLHVLGEKRG, encoded by the coding sequence GTGTCGGACCCGATGCGACCCCGCGCCTCTCTCCGTACCGCCGTGGTCTGGCACATCCTCGAGGAGGCGCTCGACCGCCGGGTCAAGGCGACCGGGAAGGACGCCCTGGACGTCCTCGACACCGGCGGCGGCAGCGGCAACTTCGCGGTGCCCGTCGCCCGGCTCGGCCACCGGGTCACGGTCGTCGACCCCAGTCCGAACGCGCTGTTCGCGCTCGAGCGGCGGGCTGCCGAGGCGGGAGTCGCCGAGCGGGTCAACGGCGTCCAGGGCGATATCCACGGCCTGTTCGACGTCGTCGAGCGCGGAGGCTACGACGTCGTGCTGTGCCACGGAGTCCTGGAGTACGCGGACGATCTGGCCGAGGGCGTGCGCAACGCGGTGGACGCGCTGCGCCCCGCCGGAGCGCTCAGCCTGCTCGCGGCCGGAACCGGCGGCGCGGTCCTCGCCCGCGCGCTCGCCGGTCACTTCACCGAGGCCCGGCGCGCGCTCACGGACCCCGACGGCCGCTGGGGCGCCGGTGACCCGATCCCGCGGCGCTTCACGGCCGAGCAGCTCGGCGAGGCCGTTGTGGCCGCCGGCGCCGAGGTGGGTGCCGTGCACGGTGTCCGGGTCTTCGCCGATCTGGTTCCGGGCGTTCTGGTGGACACCGAGCCGGGAGCTCTGGACGCCCTGCTGAAGCTCGAGGCGGCGGCCGCCGAGCTCCCGGCGTTCCACTCGGTCGCGACCCAGCTGCACGTACTGGGCGAGAAGCGGGGCTGA
- a CDS encoding PP2C family protein-serine/threonine phosphatase — MRGHRSDPPPDSAQQLLVTLGQLVDQALERIKLQQARVELAMALQRHMLPPGLPELPGLHIAARYTPSRDGLDVGGDWYDAFVMKDGSLALAIGDVQGHDVEAIAFMGQVRTTMRALAQATSDPREVLSGANDLLISMGCGLFATCCFMRFDPVTRDLTVSRAGHVPMVWATAGGGYGVALDSGGPPLGIVAGVRYPVTHRRLLEAGVVVLVTDGVVEGPDYPMEAGLAEVAQLVRAGFDAAPDVLAHAVVKVADMTGHRDDAAVLVVRYDGPPEPL; from the coding sequence ATGCGCGGACATCGCAGCGACCCGCCGCCCGACAGTGCGCAGCAACTCCTGGTCACCCTTGGGCAGCTCGTCGACCAGGCGCTGGAGCGGATCAAGCTCCAGCAGGCGCGCGTCGAGCTGGCCATGGCCCTTCAGCGCCACATGCTCCCGCCCGGGCTGCCGGAGCTGCCCGGTCTGCACATCGCGGCCCGCTACACGCCCTCACGGGACGGCCTCGACGTGGGCGGCGACTGGTACGACGCCTTCGTGATGAAGGACGGGTCCCTGGCGCTCGCGATCGGCGATGTGCAGGGCCACGACGTGGAGGCCATCGCGTTCATGGGGCAGGTACGCACCACCATGCGGGCCCTCGCCCAGGCGACGAGCGATCCGCGAGAAGTGCTCAGCGGCGCCAACGACCTGCTGATCTCGATGGGTTGCGGCCTCTTCGCGACCTGCTGCTTCATGCGCTTCGACCCGGTCACCCGCGATCTCACGGTGTCCCGGGCCGGCCATGTCCCGATGGTCTGGGCCACTGCCGGCGGTGGCTACGGCGTCGCCCTCGACAGCGGAGGTCCGCCTCTGGGCATCGTGGCGGGTGTGCGCTATCCGGTGACGCACCGACGGCTGCTGGAGGCAGGGGTCGTGGTCCTGGTCACCGACGGGGTCGTGGAAGGACCCGACTATCCGATGGAGGCGGGTCTGGCCGAGGTGGCCCAGCTGGTACGCGCGGGCTTCGACGCAGCCCCCGACGTGCTGGCCCACGCGGTGGTCAAGGTGGCCGACATGACGGGACACCGTGACGACGCCGCCGTGCTCGTGGTCCGCTACGACGGCCCGCCTGAGCCGCTCTGA
- a CDS encoding MASE1 domain-containing protein, which translates to MRTAEIGRYGSAALRILAVAAVYYGSARLGLLQQLVRGQVTPLWPPTGVALAGLLFFGLRVWPGIALGAFLVNLTIGPSAVGVLAIAAGNTLAPVCAYLMLGRAGFRDELDRLRDVLALIFLGALAGMLVSSTVGTSVLVYSGALEQSEFWPAWSVWWTGDAMGVLVVTPFLLLLRRARWPLTARPARWIEAAALLATTASATVLATSTSSSSLLFLVFPCLIWAAFRFQLAGAAPCALVVSTLAIHAAAVRSGPFAGGDLFSNMVTLQAFNGAAALTALLLAAVITERNETHDEIERVCARLSEIVSRIEPRAGWNDFPPAEGGTRPRPPERGR; encoded by the coding sequence GTGCGCACTGCGGAGATCGGCCGTTACGGTTCTGCTGCCCTGCGCATCCTCGCCGTTGCCGCCGTCTACTACGGGTCCGCCCGGCTGGGACTGCTTCAGCAGCTCGTGCGCGGGCAGGTCACGCCGCTGTGGCCGCCGACCGGTGTCGCACTCGCCGGCCTGCTCTTCTTCGGTCTGCGCGTCTGGCCCGGCATCGCACTCGGGGCGTTCCTGGTCAATCTGACCATCGGCCCTTCGGCCGTCGGCGTGCTGGCCATCGCAGCCGGCAACACCCTGGCGCCCGTCTGCGCGTACCTGATGCTGGGCCGGGCCGGGTTCCGTGACGAACTGGACCGGCTGCGGGACGTACTGGCGCTGATCTTCCTCGGAGCGCTGGCCGGGATGCTGGTCAGCTCGACGGTGGGCACTTCGGTGCTCGTGTACTCCGGGGCGCTGGAGCAGAGCGAATTCTGGCCGGCCTGGTCGGTGTGGTGGACCGGCGACGCCATGGGGGTCCTCGTGGTCACCCCGTTCCTGCTCCTCCTGCGCAGGGCCCGGTGGCCACTGACCGCCCGGCCCGCCCGCTGGATCGAGGCGGCGGCACTGCTGGCGACCACGGCCTCCGCGACGGTTCTCGCGACGAGTACGAGCAGCAGTTCCCTGCTCTTCCTGGTCTTCCCCTGCCTGATCTGGGCCGCTTTCCGCTTCCAGCTGGCCGGCGCCGCGCCGTGTGCGCTGGTGGTGTCGACGCTGGCGATCCACGCGGCGGCCGTGAGGTCCGGACCGTTCGCGGGTGGGGACCTGTTCTCGAACATGGTCACTCTGCAGGCCTTCAACGGTGCGGCGGCGCTGACCGCCCTGCTGCTGGCTGCGGTCATCACCGAGCGGAACGAGACCCACGACGAGATCGAACGGGTCTGTGCACGGCTGTCCGAGATCGTGTCCCGCATCGAGCCCCGCGCGGGGTGGAACGACTTCCCGCCCGCCGAGGGCGGAACCCGGCCCCGTCCGCCCGAACGCGGGCGCTGA
- a CDS encoding ATP-binding cassette domain-containing protein, with the protein MDSPHGAAVTAEGFGLKGPRGWTFRSVSIDAAPGTLVAIEGPSGSGRTCLLLALTGRMRPTEGRAEVGGLPLPRKMAAVRRISALGPVPGVSELDPALTVAEHLRERALLQRRYDGSLRALLRPRAERAAEARGRIDAALEAAGLDLATLPKQERTSVRDLERLEGLRLSVALALIGRPRLLAVDDTDLKLSDADRAEAWALLRRVAEGGTTVLAVCSQAPEGTTVVRTTAGQDIPAADADAEAGSEAGSGTGAQAVVPPTQPESEAGTKSDTEAGAETCTEVEAGSRSEAAVESRPDTEPEADTEPENGTGTENGTGTGSGDASPPESGSGPDSGSEGTGRSAADIRTKDTNEEGAADAFAETGRA; encoded by the coding sequence GTGGACAGCCCGCACGGGGCGGCCGTCACCGCCGAGGGCTTCGGACTCAAGGGCCCGCGCGGATGGACGTTCCGCTCGGTGAGCATCGATGCGGCACCCGGCACGCTCGTGGCGATCGAGGGGCCCTCGGGTTCGGGGCGGACCTGTCTGCTGCTCGCTCTCACCGGGCGGATGCGTCCGACCGAGGGCCGGGCCGAGGTGGGCGGTCTGCCGCTGCCGCGCAAGATGGCCGCGGTGCGCCGGATCAGCGCACTCGGCCCGGTTCCCGGGGTCAGCGAGCTCGACCCGGCGCTGACCGTCGCCGAACACCTGCGGGAACGCGCCCTGCTGCAGCGGCGGTACGACGGCTCGCTGCGCGCCCTGTTGCGCCCGCGCGCCGAGCGGGCCGCCGAGGCCCGCGGCCGCATCGATGCGGCGCTGGAGGCCGCCGGGCTGGACCTGGCCACGCTGCCCAAGCAGGAGCGGACCTCGGTACGCGATCTGGAGCGGCTCGAGGGGCTGCGGCTGTCCGTCGCGCTCGCCCTGATCGGCCGGCCGCGGCTGCTGGCCGTCGACGACACCGACCTCAAGCTGTCCGACGCCGACCGGGCCGAGGCGTGGGCGCTTCTGCGCCGCGTCGCCGAGGGCGGCACGACCGTGCTCGCGGTGTGCAGCCAGGCCCCGGAGGGCACGACGGTCGTCCGCACGACGGCAGGACAGGACATCCCCGCCGCCGATGCGGACGCCGAGGCCGGTTCCGAGGCCGGTTCCGGGACCGGCGCGCAGGCCGTGGTGCCTCCCACGCAGCCCGAGTCCGAGGCCGGCACGAAGTCCGACACCGAGGCCGGGGCCGAGACCTGCACCGAGGTCGAAGCCGGGTCCCGGTCCGAGGCCGCCGTCGAGTCCAGGCCCGACACCGAGCCCGAGGCCGACACCGAGCCCGAGAACGGCACCGGGACCGAGAACGGCACCGGGACAGGGTCCGGTGACGCATCCCCGCCGGAGTCCGGCAGCGGCCCGGACAGCGGCAGCGAGGGCACGGGCAGGTCCGCCGCCGACATCCGTACGAAGGACACGAACGAGGAGGGGGCGGCCGATGCGTTCGCCGAAACTGGCCGCGCTTGA
- a CDS encoding SAV_6107 family HEPN domain-containing protein, whose amino-acid sequence MASYSAAAAARRRATGPAPSLTGPAHDMHPVLRRASAPPAALDLLAQARAGLDEAATLTQPNERYATAHLAALRTAAAVLAARGRPETGPRRRQRIRSAWEVLPEIAPELAEWSLLFASGATRRARAEAGIQGAASTRDADDLLRDAAMFLRLVERLLVLQPVLPQPRADQPERPGTEGAVG is encoded by the coding sequence ATGGCCAGCTACTCCGCAGCAGCCGCAGCTCGGCGCCGCGCCACCGGCCCTGCCCCCTCACTGACCGGACCGGCGCACGACATGCACCCCGTCCTGCGGCGGGCCTCGGCGCCGCCCGCCGCCCTCGATCTGCTCGCCCAGGCCCGCGCGGGCCTGGACGAGGCCGCCACCCTCACCCAGCCGAACGAGCGGTATGCCACGGCCCATCTCGCCGCGCTGCGCACCGCTGCCGCGGTGCTCGCGGCCCGTGGCCGCCCCGAGACCGGCCCCCGTCGCAGGCAGCGCATAAGGAGCGCCTGGGAAGTGCTTCCCGAAATAGCTCCCGAGCTGGCCGAGTGGAGCCTGCTGTTCGCCTCCGGCGCGACCCGGCGGGCCCGCGCCGAGGCCGGCATCCAGGGCGCCGCCAGCACGCGCGACGCGGACGACCTGCTGCGCGACGCGGCCATGTTCCTGCGCCTGGTCGAGCGGCTGCTGGTGCTTCAGCCCGTGCTGCCCCAGCCCCGTGCCGACCAGCCGGAGCGGCCCGGCACGGAGGGCGCCGTGGGGTGA